The genomic DNA TATATGTAGACAATTCATGCACTGGTACCTATTCGGTGGCAGGTGCCCAGACAGAGGTGCTTTGCACGCTCAGAGGAAGGGAGTCGGTGTGAAACTGTGTGAGGTGTGGAgtgggcttcctgttttcaCGGACAGGGGGCTTTGGGCTAGCGCAGGGGACCTACCTATCCATGTACcggaaaatgttgtttttttactttaaaaaccaattcagacccaaggaaCCAGGCGATGTAAGGTAACTGCTTAAAATAAATGAACGAACAGTGAGCATgaatgaaaagcagcagttccgtggctctccagaaccagggctcTCAACTCCTGCAGCAGTGTGCTCACACGCCCCTGTTTCCCTTCCCCATACAGACTGAAGTTTTAGCCACATCCCCTCCAGGTTCTGTTGAGCCATCCACCACTCATGCTGCACTGGGATCCACAGTGTTCTGGATTAGAGACCAGTGATCAGAGATTTCCATCAAAGCTATCTCAACATAGCTACAGCTCTGGGCACTTTCATTTAGCCCTGGTAAATACTGATCCTGTCAATCCAGTCCTTGTAAAAGCTAGCTGAGGGCCAGGTCTTCTAACTGGGCTGACAATGACAGTCTGGCCATACTTCAGCCAGCACCAGACTGACAGGTAAAACCAGGCAGTTATTTGTTAAGCTTCTCTCCCACTGCACCAGTTTCACTAATGACCTATAATTATAGGAACCTGAACCAGGTGCAAAACAAGAATTTACAAATGGGACATCGTACGCATCCTTAACATAAACCCACTGAAGTTCAAGAGAAAGCAGTCATTAGGCCCTTTAAAGAGAAGAATCAGACTACAGGAATGTGCGGGGAATTTAACACACCAATCCCAGGCCAAGAGCCAGAcctaaaactatttttaaaagtataCCCCTCTAAAGAAACATCACAAAGAGCAAATAATTTCAAAGATTCATAAATGATAATGTTAGTCTGAATTAAGTTATAAAACATTAGCCACATTATttcttttgtttaaaatgtaggATTTGTTCATTTATCTTTTAATGGATGGTGtttaacattcatattttatatcatataaaaaataacagataaAAGACAGATACTTGATATGTCCCTTCCAAGCTATTGTATTAGCTTTGCGTTTGTACATATACAtaacatatatatgtataatttcAGTCCCTATTTAgatataatattattaaaatatatcaaACCAAATcatgttatcagaaatatccaaaacATAAGAATCATTGCAGCCTAGATAGTCATTTAAAGTAGTGAGAGTCATTGGCACACCCTTATTACAGTATCTGTCCAGTAAAGGTATAATCTGCTCATCTACAGAAGCATCTACTGATTGCAATCTCTCTTGCTGCCTCCTAGTGGCAAGTCCTCaatgaaatatttcagaatCCTGGTTTGCATTCATGTAATGTCTGCCACACTTACAGCAACACAAACTAAAACACTTAAAAGTGGCAGCAAGTCAAATTCTGGCTCAGTTTCAACATTTGTCACACAGTCGGAATGCATGTATGTTTATACTTGTAATGGCTGTCTTGTAACTATgtgagtaaaataaatatgttttgagGTGTTTTAgagacacatatgcacattgGCGATTTGTTTACATGGCAACCAAGTGATCAACTATTTtattctccatccatccattatcttaacccacttatcctgaacagggtcgcagggggctggagcctatcccagcatacattgggtgaaaggcaggaatacaccctggacaggtcgccagtccatcacagagcacacacatcattcactcacgcactcatacccactcatactctccaatcagcctaacctgcatgtctttggactgtgggaggaaaccggagtacccggaggaaacccacatgaacacggggagaacatgcaaactccacacagagaggcccctgtTTTGTCAGGGGAAATAAATAGTCATAGTATAGCTACCACATTTAATTGTTCACTGAGATTTAAAGTGATTTTACTAACTGACCTTAAAACTCaaatttatataaattatatacatttaaaaaatgactaaatgaaaaagaaacagcacaaataaaacagTTGCAAAAAGTGCAATAGCCAACCAGGAAACAAACGGGAAATtccaaattaaaacaaaacagaggaaggaaaaccaaaaaatatgtGGTGTGTATAAgattacaaaaaatacaaaaatgacatgTGTAATGATTAACATCTCCAAGCATTCATTGAAAAACTTCACATCCTCTATATGGTAGTAAAAATGGTATCTTGGGGATGCAGTGCAGTGGATGTTGCCTACTATTGACTTGTAGGCAAGTAAACGGTTTCAGACACCGCCAGCGTTTGGTATAAGGATGATCTGATTCCTGTTTGTAATTTAACCACACCCTGATGAAACCTCAGGTGAGCTGAAACACGTCGTTAATTGTATGCCTTAATGGAATAAAGGAAAAGGAGTTCCTCAATTCTTTGTAACTGTGACCTGTCGCAAGGTTATGCAAATAGGGTTACCAACCAGTTTTGGAAAATATATTCCATTCATTTCGAGTCGCCTACACTACCTGTTGAGTAGCTATTACGGCCACGCTCACCAAATTGCCTTCTCACCAACCTATAAACTGTAGGCTATTCCTACTGTCAATGATTACCCTAGATAAAATAAACGATTAGCTCTTTCGGAATGAGGTATGCTTCACGGGGTACTGAAAAAAGCACCACAACGAGCAGGCCTATTTTAGATCTAGACTTACGGGCACCAATATAGGCTACACCCTAGAAGAAAATTCAACCCAGCTAGCTTTcctgtttaatattaaatgcGCACCAAAATAAGTATAAATACCACAATCGCTGATCGTTTCTATAGGCTAAGTGGTATCCGGTCTGTTATTTTCCCCGATTGTATGTAGGCTAAAAAAACCcgcaaaaattaaaaaaagaaaaatgatcaCACGCTTAGCAAATGTAATGGCgtagcattacatttattagcGTCGTGCCCTGGAATAAGGCGTCAGTTTATTAATGCGTCTAGCCAGCATAAATGCATTTCACGTATTTTATCTACAACATACTTGTCTTTGACGAGTCATATAGTGAGTGACATTTGCCGCGCCTTAACACGCACTTAAGCAGACAGTGTTTTGTCTGGTTGTTCATCTGATGAGAGATTGCGATTAATTCCTCTCACGGGAGGCAGCGTTCGGTTCCCAATTTCACCCAGGCGTCCAGACATGGGGAGTGTGAAAGAGATGCACCGGAAGTAGGAAGTACATCCAGAGGTCTTCTCATTATTCTTTATGAGAGAAGAGTTTCTCTTGGGGTTTGGATAGAAGCTAACGTGTTCTCTTGCCCCACAATTCTTCAATTCGAAGGGGTCTAATAGGCCTAACGATTCATTTACAGCAGTTAGgctaaacattttaaaaggaagAACAACCAGACTGCCTTTGCAAGTGAGAATGTTTGAGCTAATGGGTCGACAGAAGAGCCTCAGGCTCGTAACCTAGTTCATTGGGAAGATACGTAGGCTAACTTACATTCCAAACTTTCTCtttctagctaacgttagctaaaacTAAGTTAGTCGGTGACTATGACAATGCACTTATAGTAATGTTTTAGTTAATACGTCTGAATACACGACAATGTGTCCGTTTCAGTGATCCAGCAACTAGGAAATGGTAGCCTATCTGACCTGTCAAACATTTGGTTTGTTTGCTGCCAGTTTATAAGGTTGATTTAGTTGTTAGCTCTCTTAGCTTTTATGACCGAAATGTGTGGGTGCGTCATCTTTTGTTGATGAAGTTCACCAAAAGTATGCTCATGTGTTGATAATCAAATTTGATGTATGGGTAATGATTCACAATTAGGGCAAGCTTTAGCGACAGTAAAGTGTCAAATTAGGGTGTCGTGCGTTTTTCAATGGAGCAGGATAGGTATAACTTCAGGCAAGCTTATAAAATTGTTCATGTTTCTCCGTTACGAATACGACACGTTCCTAACTGCATTTTTCTTGCCATTCTTGTGTAAGCTAACTGACGTTTTAATGTTCTAACAgtagcacatttacacacacattggATAAATATTCTCTCTTACAGAATTTGAAATGATGCCCAGCTCAGACCTGCTACAGTTCCGGTTCGCAGGCCACGGTGACACCGTTCTGGAGAAGATGAACCTGCTGCGGGAGGACCGGCGGTTCTGTGACGTCACTCTCATCCTCGGTGGGTTCCGTTTCCCGGGACACAGGGTGGTCCTGGCAGCCTCCTCCGCTTTTCTGCGAGATCAGTTCTTGCTGCACGACGCCCGGGAGCTCCAGGTGTCGGTCCTGCCCAGTGCGGAGGTGGGCAGGCGCCTGCTGCTTTGCTGCTACACGGGCGTGCTGGAGTTCCCCCTGCGAGAACTGGTCACCTACCTGACGGCGGCCAGCGCGTTGCAGATGAGCCACGTTGTAGAGAAGTGTGAACGAGCCGTCTCGCAGTACTTGGACCCCACCCTGGCCCAACTCAAGCTGGAGAAGAATTCTGACCGACCCCTGCTGAAAGGAGAGGGCATGAATGCTGCGTGCCTCGGAGATCAGGACCTACGCGGCCCAGAGGGAGCCGAATTCGACCTGGACTCCGAGGACAGCGTTCAGATCATTCACACGGACGCTGCCAGCGCGGCCACACTGAGGATCAAGCAGCAGGACAGTAGCCCGGGCTCGCCCACGGGAAGTCCGTCCCACTCAAGGGCAGGTGTGGCAGACAGCTCTCAGGACCAGGAGTTTGTGGGGGGGGACGTGTACATGTTGGCTGCCCAGCACCTCCAGCTGGAGGGGGGGGACTCCCCGGGCCTGGGGGAGAGCAGCAGGATGTCACGGGACGCCCTGGCGGAGCACCACTCCCCGCTCCAGCGCTCCTACTTCTGCCGGAAGTGCGACCGCGTCTTCCAGCAGCTGGAGAACTACGTGGGCCACCTGAAGGAGCACAAGCTCTACCTGTGCCTGCTGTGCGGGAAGAGCTTCTCGCAGAAGAGCAACCTGACGCGGCACATCCGCGTGCACACCGGCATCAAGCCCTTCCAGTGTCCGCTCTGCCACAAGACCTTCTCCCAGAAGGCCACGCTGCAGGACCACCTCAACCTGCACACCGGCAACAAGCCGCACAAGTGCAACTACTGCGCCATGCACTTTGCCCACAAGCCAGGCCTGCGCCGCCACCTAAAGGACATTCACGGCAAGAGCAGCCTGGAGAACATGTTCGAGGAGGTGTGAGCGACCACAAGCAGGGAGGCTGGACCCTGTCTGAAGCGCAGGTGTCGTGGCCCGTGTAGCGGAGGACTCTGAAGACCGACGGACTTGTTGGGGGTTGGAGGCCTGGTGGCTTTTCTCTATTGTGTGCATCCTTGAGTACGACTCTGTAGTTAACAACTGAACCATTGTGTGCTCCTTCTGATTGCCGTTGAGAAGTGCCATGTGAAGATTACGGCGCTGGCTATTGTTCTGATAATTATGTGCCGTGACAAGGAGACATGTCCCGTTGTTGTGTGTTTAATAGCCTTCGTGTGATTTAATTAATATATCAGACTGCTACAGGAGCCACATGGTGAAGCTACGGCCATTTTCCTGAAAAACCTGGGGCAGAAACACAGTTTGGTGCTGAACTAACAACACTAATAGAGATAGTTTCCTCTGTACAGATTTCCACCTATCacatactactaataataatactaataatgtgACCTTATTAGGTTGTGGTCAGGCCTTTCTGTGTAGAGTTTGCTTGAgtgagtttcctccgggtactccgttttcctcccacagtccaaagacatgtaggttaggTGAACTGGAGGCTCTACACTGCccgtacatgtgagtgtgtgagtgtgtgagtgtgtgagtgtgtgagtgaacggtatTTGTGCACTGCGATGTCAGCCTGTCCCAGGTGTGTTCCCGCCACTCGCCTGACGTACAGTGCAATAGGCCCAATCCctaaccctgaccaggaataagcagatTAGATGAATAAGCAGGTTGGATAatgcatggatggatggatggatggatggattgattaTATCATTAGGCTAAATTACCTCTCTCACAATTGCAACATCTTTGATATAATAATTTGGTTATCATAGATTTCATTGTAATGCCAGAAAGGACTATACACTGCTTGTACAGCAATAACCTTGTCAAATCAGCAACACAACCATAACAACAAAAAGGCCAAAATAAACTGCATTGGTGAGTTTAATGACAATGTCATTGCAATACTGTActctttttttactgttttgattgATTTAGAATTGAGTAGATTGAGTAGAATTGATTGATTTATAAGATTTATTGATTGATACGATTTTCAACATTCCACAATGAAAAGCTTGTATGATACCCTTGAAACTATGAAGTATTCACTGAGCCTTCTTTCAGTAGAAATGTAGGAAAGAAGAAATGGTCTTTCATATGATTGATGTTTAATAAAAACTTCCCTGAATCTGCcagaacttttttttgtgtcacgtctccctctcctctgttgaTTGGTGAGTGAATGGTTTCTCTGATATTTCTTGTTAgttaaaaacagaacaaaaaaattgCTATGCAATTGCTAATTAAAGTGCTTACATTTATGACAACCATTCCATACCTGTCAAGTTCAAAAGTATTTTCTTTAATTGGAATGAAGGTAGGTGTtttcttgtgtttgtgctgtgtgaagCTGGCTGTTATGAGCTATTACTGCGGGCTATGTAGCTGCTGTTGTAGATTTCAGTCTGTATTAAAGGTAAAGGGTATGTAGGTCTGATAAGCTTGTGAACTTAATCCAATCTCTTCTACTGGGTAAACAGGGAGGTACCAAAACAGGGCCCCTGTAAAACCTTCCTTGAATGTCAACAGTACTTTTCTGACAAATGTATATacgaaatattatttttaaattatttaagctATTTGTTGTAGAGCATTCCCTTCTTATCCAATGGAGAAGTGaccaattcattttttcatttaatgacTGACCACactgttttttaataaataaataaatgaatgttgcATTGTACAGTTTGTCTGAGGGAAAGCTGGATGTTTTTGCATACACtcagcacattattaggtatttattaaaccaatttttttagacatattaagtattctgctgctgtagcctatccatttagaggtgagatgagatgctgttctgcataccactgttgtaatgtgtggtcatttatttgcgttactgtcaacgtccagtcagctttgaccagtttggccattctcttctgagcTCTTATAAGCTCTTAATAATTGATAAATAATTCTTATTCAGTCATTTCCTACTACATTTTAGTTGAAATGATTTGCATCAGTTCCAAATCATTAGATATCTGCAATTCTGTT from Conger conger chromosome 12, fConCon1.1, whole genome shotgun sequence includes the following:
- the LOC133142140 gene encoding zinc finger and BTB domain-containing protein 26-like — encoded protein: MMPSSDLLQFRFAGHGDTVLEKMNLLREDRRFCDVTLILGGFRFPGHRVVLAASSAFLRDQFLLHDARELQVSVLPSAEVGRRLLLCCYTGVLEFPLRELVTYLTAASALQMSHVVEKCERAVSQYLDPTLAQLKLEKNSDRPLLKGEGMNAACLGDQDLRGPEGAEFDLDSEDSVQIIHTDAASAATLRIKQQDSSPGSPTGSPSHSRAGVADSSQDQEFVGGDVYMLAAQHLQLEGGDSPGLGESSRMSRDALAEHHSPLQRSYFCRKCDRVFQQLENYVGHLKEHKLYLCLLCGKSFSQKSNLTRHIRVHTGIKPFQCPLCHKTFSQKATLQDHLNLHTGNKPHKCNYCAMHFAHKPGLRRHLKDIHGKSSLENMFEEV